Genomic DNA from Filimonas effusa:
CAAAATTCGTTCGTAACTACTTGTTTGCCATAGTGGTAGGTATTTTTTTTGCGAAACTTATTGCAGCGGTGTTCTTTGCACTCGACGATATCCGCCGCCTTGGCATATGGATGCTGGGCAAATTGATGCCCGATACAGGCGCCCGTTATACCGATGAAGATGGCCTTATCCCCCGTTCAACCTTTCTTTCCTGGGCAGGTATGGCGCTTGGCGGTACGCTGTTTGGTACCCTTATATATGGTTTTTCTAATAAGTACCAATACAGGGTTCATAAGCTTTCACTCAAATATCCTAACCTGCCAGAAGCCTTTCGCGGCCTTAAAATAGTGCAAATCAGTGATATTCACAGTGGTAGCTTTCAAAATAAACAGGCGGTAGCGCATGGTGTAGCTATGGTCATGGCGGAACAGCCCGACCTGGTTCTCTTTACGGGAGATCTTGTTAACGATCGTGCAGACGAAATGAATGACTATACCGATGTTTTCAGCCGCATTAAAGCTCCAATGGGCGTTTACAGTACGCTGGGCAACCACGACTATGGCGACTATGTGGTTTGGCCCAGTCCTGCCGCTAAAAAGGCCAATCTCGACCAGTTAAAGCAGGTACATGCCAGTATGGGATGGCGTTTGCTGATGAATGAACATGTGATCTTCGACAGGAACGGGCAGAAAATAGCCTTATTGGGTATTGAGAACTGGGGCGCCAAAGGCCGTTTTCCCAAGTACGGGCGCATGGATATTGCCCACCCCGGAACGGAAACAATTCCATTTAAGATCTTAATGAGCCATGATCCCAGCCATTGGGATGCGGAAGTACGTACAAAATATCCCGATATAGACCTTATGCTTGCAGGACATACCCATGGGATGCAGTTTGGGGTTGAACTGCCTCATTTTAAGTGGAGCCCGGTTCAATGGATGTACAAGCAATGGGCCGGGCTTTATGAAGAGGGAAAACAAAAGCTTTATGTGAACAGGGGATATGGTTTTATTGGCTATCCTGGCCGCGTGGGTATTCTGCCTGAAATTACGGTGATTGAACTAGCATA
This window encodes:
- a CDS encoding metallophosphoesterase is translated as MRNWGSWWIVALVMLALDWYVFSALKAVTSHFSERMKWICYPFYWIVAIAAIITVAVFPYLQGALISKFVRNYLFAIVVGIFFAKLIAAVFFALDDIRRLGIWMLGKLMPDTGARYTDEDGLIPRSTFLSWAGMALGGTLFGTLIYGFSNKYQYRVHKLSLKYPNLPEAFRGLKIVQISDIHSGSFQNKQAVAHGVAMVMAEQPDLVLFTGDLVNDRADEMNDYTDVFSRIKAPMGVYSTLGNHDYGDYVVWPSPAAKKANLDQLKQVHASMGWRLLMNEHVIFDRNGQKIALLGIENWGAKGRFPKYGRMDIAHPGTETIPFKILMSHDPSHWDAEVRTKYPDIDLMLAGHTHGMQFGVELPHFKWSPVQWMYKQWAGLYEEGKQKLYVNRGYGFIGYPGRVGILPEITVIELA